The genomic DNA TACTAAATATCATCAATTACGATTACTATATAATGATTACTATATACTTATAGACATGCTATTTACACCCTATTTGTTTCattaaatcatataaaattCCACAAAGAAAAAACTACTAAagccaaaattacaaaaaaaatctatttgcCTTGGAGAAcactcattaatttttcaagcGGAAGTACATGCCACTGAAATCTGTGCAAGAATGCTTAATCAAATGCAACTTAAAAACAGGACCATCAAAATTTACAGTCATAGTCACGCGGCTCTAAAAGCACTAGAATCCTCTACCTGCACACCTAGAGCAATATGGAGCGGCAAAAACAAGCTTATTCTACTTGGGGAAGGACAGAAAATTACCCTAACATGGATTCCGGGACATGCTGGGCTTACAGAAAATGATGCGGTTAATAAGCTAGCCAAAAAAGGAGCAGAATCTAACCTGATAGGTCCAGAACCAGCATTAGACATTGCCTACAGAACGGCAAAACACACAATAACAACGCTGGTACATAACAAAGCAAAGCGCTACTGGAAGAGATTACCAGGACACAACCATGCAAACGCCTTCATACCAGAAGCAACAAGGAAGGTAACAGATATCACAATGTACGAGACTGAGACGAGCACATCCTATGCAGATCTCCGGCACTAGAGAATCGGCAATGCCTTACCTAAGACAGAAGACATTAAGAATGTTTCTCCCAATGAAATAATCGAATCCTTAAAGAGCGCGGATTTCATTGAGAAAGTATAAACATTTAGGAAGGAGCCACAATACACCTAGGGTCGCAGTGGAGGAACACAAGGTGCCCCACTTACACCAAAAGTAACCTAACCTaaagacaaaatttattactattttaataaaataaaattacatcaaGGTATGAATTAAGCCTGTGGATAACTGTTAACTTCTAACCTAAAATAACTACtgtaagcaaaattataaaaaccgtgatgtatatatgtttaatataatttagttaaataaataatgaggataacaaaaaaatatataaaagacaATCTTCCAGCCATGGCCTATAAGCAATGAGGAAAACCTAAATGAATGGCTGACTCATAACTCAAAATATGAACAATTTTCTTCACTGATGAGACACAAAAAATGGCAACTATAGGCAAtgattgaaaaataaaagaataaatggattttataatataaaaataaaatttttgggaatcgttagattttgttttaattgaaagatttaattttttaaatttcatttaatatttataacagaATATTCGTAATTTCAGTATGCAGAGATATTGAATTTGAAGCTGGAAAAACATAGAGTTTATATTAAATActtataaatactttataaataaatgttattagtgGTATAGATGAAAACATCTTTCTGTAATATAGGTATAAGCGAAACTATCTATTCTTAATTTACAATTGAAATTGGAAAGAAAAACCTGAATGACTCTATGTAAATGTTATCTTAAAGTCTAGAAAGAAGACATATCCTATATATTATATGCGGTGTATTTTGCTCATATtgcttccaaaaaaaaattataactaaagaaaactAAAGAATCATAATCtagtaaattatatataatttctaaaagataTGAAAACAAGGAATTTAACGGTTCTAGGGTAAAAGCgatacaaaaatattagaattcaTAAAAGTAAtcgttttttattgttttatacaatctaataaattatttctttccCTGGTGATTTAAAACGTTTAATGACTgcaatttgtaaaaatatttattgttttcgtTAAAGGCTTAAATGCAATGTAACATTTAGATCCGTAAAGTGTCAACTTGTATCTTTACCCTTTTTAAATCTGAAGTTGAAAGTTTATTTGTAGTGGTAACGaagttaaaagttaaaaaaaagttcaattaaGGTGGTCcgtaagtaaataaaatacagtATTGTCTTCTTTAACTCTAAAAATCATAAAGGTTGGATTAAAAGGTTAAAACATAATAGATATTAGAGAAGAACTAATAGttctaataaaatgttaaatagaaGCTACTAAAATTACTACAATTATACATTACAAAATCTAGATTTTAATCATCTCATTTTGCTCCAATACctgcaaaaactgaaaaaaatcttttagaatATCTCTCACTGACTATCTTTAGAGGCTTAGCTTATGATCGATCGTGCcgtcaaaaaaaactaaatagtaaCTCTCACtacagatttattttaattcttccagTTTTCTTGATGTAATTCTAGGAGTGCATATAGTGTACCGGGTGTTTCAAATTCAAACCACATCATTGGGATTTcggaaacggtaagagatacagggtcggttaaattggggcaaaggtgcgtattcttatgcttaacaaaattccgttttaaaatttaaaaaattccgactACGTACGAAGTTTTTcggaaaataccgaaattttgaaaaatcgtttttatttttttgtgaggttatttgaaaacatatttttaaataattgacactttattattgtcactttttctcctctaccagatggcgtcgtcaaatttaaaatccgacgtttcgtcttttggcaaccatcatcaacttaatttttttaaatacggccctggaatttttttttctcattttaattcccctttttattcttagagaaatgacatatcacatagtttaattttccaatattttgatgtcaaaaatttacttttattaaaaaaaagttaatactgtcctgttgtttgaaataaaaagtaataatttatcttaacactatcatttattgaataaatcaatgtttttgacgaaattttttaattattaacatggtaaaaatagtataaatttgatatattatactaaattttaacaataacaatagtaacaactataatttattactaacTTGTATGTTGAACaacacaaactaaaaataatagaacttaatgcgaaaaaatgcaatattttaagtttaatgtaaatattcaaatagttGACCCTGCACCTCAATACATTTCTGTATCCTTCTACGTAAATTTCCAGACACTGCCCGCTGGATAGTCCTGGCTCGTATACCCCTTAATTCTGTCAATAAATTTGCACGTAAAATGTTTATATCATTTGGGATGTTCTTAAATTGTCTGTTCTTTaaatagccccaaagaaaataatccaaCGGGGAAAGATCGGGACTTCTAGCTGGCCAGCGCACCACCCCTTGATTTCCAATCCACTGATtaggaaaattatgatttaaaaatcgTGTGACATTCCTTCCATTATGGGGTGGTGCACCATCCTGCTGCCACCACAAATCGCGGATAATATCAAGAGGttcattttcaagaacatcGAATATATTTGGCAGAATTAAATCTAAATAGCGCTCAGCAGTTAAATTACCGTCGTATATAATAGGTCCCAAAATTCGATTCCTGTAAAGACCCACCCAAACATTGAAAGAATTATGCCCCTGTCTTCTTACTTCGCGGTTTTGTCGGCGGATTTTCGACTGagtaaaaatgttcattattccGATTAAATAGCCCGTTGGTCGAAAAGTTACATTCATCTgtccaaattattttgtttaaaaagtcttcATCATCTTGCAGTTTTTCGTTCAACCAATTGCAAAACTGAAGCCTTCTATCGGTATCTCCATGCCTAAGTTCTTGACTGATATGAAGTTTATAGGGGCGATAGCGATTTTTTCTCAATACTCTGTGGATAAGGGTACTTGGCATATTCAATTCACGGGAAAATTGTCTGGTTGAACCTTGCGGATTTTGGGTAACCTTTAACGAAAGCTAtctgataaaaagttattgtgAAAGTATATCGTTGTAAAACTTACAGCATTAATAATCGCCTGCTCGGTTTCAGGATGCACTCGAGTCCCATACATATTTCGAGGTTTAATGAAACTTCCATAGAGGCTAAGGTTCCTGTCCAAAGCTCCGAAATACGTATAATTAGGTTGGGGGCGCTCTGGATATTGCTCCAGATATTGTTGGCAGGAGCATTGCGAATTTCTATTCAAAGAATAGTAAATTTGAACCATATCACGTTGTTCGCTACTGGAGAATACCATTTTTGATTtcacaaaatatcgaaaaagccAAATGTCAAAcagatataaacaattaatgacaGATGGTCgtccatttttttctaattcaaagCCATCTTTGCTAATAAGAATTTTCAAGTTATTCAGCCGGAGACTTAGACATCAGGCCTGcagaaaaatttgtgaaaatataatataatataacatattagcaatatttttaccatgttattgattgaaaaataacatcaagacaatttttatttcaaacaacaggacagtattaacttttttttaataaaagtaaatttttgacatcaaaatattggaaaattaaactatgtgatatgtcatttctctaagaataaaaaggggaattaaaatgagtaaaaaaaattccagagccgtgtttaaaaaaataaagttgatgatggttgccaaaagacgaaacgtcggattttaaatttgacgacgccatctggtagaggagaaaaagtgacaataataaagtgtcaattattttaaaatatgttttcaaataacctcacaaaaaaataaaaactattttccaaaatttcggtattttccgaataacttcgtacgtagtcggaattttttaaattttaaaacggcattttgttaagcataagaatacgcaactttgccccaatttaaccgaccctgtatctcttaccgtttccgaaatcccaatgatgtggctcgaatttgaaacaccctgtacctCTCTGCATATGTAGCACATATTTAGACAAAAGGGCAATATCCGACATATTTAAAGTAACCATTCGTATTTCTATCATTGtatttattggtatttttattattatttctattattatttagatattcATGTAGTTTTTCTTTGCAgctataatgaaaaaaaaacgagttgTATTTAAAATGGTCCGAAGAAGTATCATGGGATATTGAAGTTCAGTCGAATGAAGGTTCAGACATACCTGATGCCATTTCTGAAAAAAGCTTTCACGAAACTGATATAGAACAATATTCTAGCCGATCCCGGTAGCACCGTGGGCAAAGCGTTCACGATGCGAGTGTGGTCTCAGGTTCGAATCCTGGCATGGGCATGGCTGTTAGTGTTTGTCATACAAAAAACTCTCGTGGTTCGGAACCcacgttaaactgtaggtcGATAATATAATAAGCAACAAGATTGGGCGGCCGTCAAAATGACGTGAGTCCATTgtatttgaggaagaagaagaacaatATTCTAATGAGGAGGTGCCAGAGTGTCAACCTATAGTACCTCTTACTCCAGTTGATTTGTATGAACCTTAGTTTATTGGTAAAGATGCCACCGTTTGGCTGAAACATAAACTAGATATGCACGAAATGCTGCCCCGCATTATTTTGTATCTatcatcttttattttttgatacgACTCATTCGGTTTGATAATCTTAGTAGCCGCAAAGATCGAGCAAATTTAAACAACTTGGTTCCAATTTGTTCTCAGTCGTTCTACAAAAGTGATGTAACTACTGTACTCCAAGTCAGTATGTATGGACGctttttaaagtaaatgttGTTTCCCGCCAATACAAAGCAAATAAGCCGCCAAATTACGGCATAAAAATTCATGCAACGGTATAACTTTTTCCCTGCAAATCATGGAAGTGTAGGCAAGAAAACAACTGGCTAGACCTTTTCAAGCTCCCAATGATGCTGCAGGTATTAACAAATGTTTGATAAAGCCGATGCCGGACGAAATATCAgtacttatatttattatagttctATACCACTAGCAAACGCTTTATACAGTGCTTtaatttcaaaacgaaccatccttaataaacataaaaaaaaatacgtcaacCTAGTTATAAAGAGggatgtttaattttatattttcaaagttctgtcaattaccttcagctaacctcactttgatatatCAAATGGAAGCCCCCCATCCTGTGACACATCAtggtaagcagcattaaaatgtctattcaacagtgccaaaaaaaattaaatcggttagcgaatagtgagctaaaaaagtctggtaataataataacatttaaccGACGTCATACTTTTGTATGTCAGATGGCTATCCTATAGTGTGATACATgattttaaagggcatacaaaCTACCACCCAACgctgtataaaaaatgtaagtttatattacagtaagggtgtaaaaaggcgtttaaaaataaacaatttaatcagttgagaaagtttattttattaagtgctcaaaatgtgcTCAGGGTCTTATAAACTTGCTTTTTAAACATctccaaaggaaaaaatctagtggtgttaagtctggcgaccgtgccggccattcaattgcaccacgcCTTCCAATCCACATTCCTGGAAACTGTTCACGTTGGCCTACGTTCTTATCTGGGTATCTGTCATTAAATGCCCTATCGGTTCTACGAGCGCATCGATTTTTTGCGccataaaaaagaataatttctattctttcggctagcgtatacacaattttaagttatttagacTTCTGAATTTTTAACTGATCATCAGAATGACAATtttaacgataataattaaCTCGTTTTTAAAGGTATTATAAATGCTGgctattgaaatttttatacgTATATTAGATACTCCaaaaaatactagtaaaataaataagctaaataaaaaaatatgtcgaTTCAATCAACTGATTATTACCATATATTTTTACTGATAAATTACTTCAACTTGAATCTAGTTCTTTGGGGAAGTAAGATGGAAAATTCTTTGCCATTTGACCATTTAACCTATTAAAGttgatatttaaaatgtcttttattaccacaTATTCTTGCTTACTATCGCCTATactgattttgtttttttttcggtttggtTACATAGGAGATTGTGtaccctttaaaatgatgtatcacacttggggtagccatttgaaatttaaaaatttgaggtCGATGAAACATTCATTATTGTCAGACATTGTTAATCACTACTTGCTGGTACGttaaccgatttaatttttatcgaattgaCATTTTAATGCTACTTACAATGATGTATTACATGATAGGGGTTCTCAtatgacatatcaaagtgaggttagccggaggtgaggaggtgactGACAGaactttgttaaatataaaattaaacgtccccttGTATATCTAAATTCAGGTGTCTTTTctaaagaagttattaaggatgATTCATTTCGAAATTAAAGTTTTGTATAAAAACTATTGACTAACATTATACGAACTACTTACTTCTAGCAACAGGAAAATTTTTAGTTCGGTGGAAGTAATAACTGTACCCTAGCGTTATACAAACCCAAAAAAGGTGAAAACGTAATAATGTTTTCACTTTCCACGACGATGACAGTATGGATCCTAAATCAGTTAAAATCAAAGGTTATTACTTTTCACAAATGAAAAGACGATGTAGATATTGCTAATCGAATGAAATCCGAATACTCAGTCACACGAGTTAGTTATCGTTGcccatttattttgttttgtactGTACCTAATGAATATAGAACAATAAACTctcatataatttaaaagagcAACACTGACAAAGTAACAgacttcataatatttttaaagaaaaacttccACAGATTTTTCATCGAGCGTCGATGACTAATTTACCTACTACCCTTAGgcaaaaaaatttgttgtaCAGCAAATATAGATCCAAAGAGGATGACCACTATAAAAAGTATTAAGCAAAAGAATCGCAGGAAAAGACATGATGTAGCTTTTGTCCAAAGCGTGAAAACTGATCTAAACACCATCAATGCTAAGCGCTGGGTTGCAAAACACATATTGCTGCTACCGCTTTGGTTTGTGATTGTAGTGacctataatttatttgtaatagtgTAATATTTcgttatcatttaaaaaaaaaaataattaccgcTATCGCCTATGTATcttacttaaaaagtaaaaatcagaTGAATTAtcgtaatttaaacaaaaagatcAACTTTTAGAATGTTCGATAAAATCTATACGGGCGACCTCTCGCATTTGTCAAACGACGTGACCAATACCGGTTAGAAGCGCTAATTTGCACTGGTATCTTGATTCTGGATATTTATAAATAGTATCCGTCATTTACGATTCAACTGGTTTGTATTGATGTTCTCCAAATAAAAGCCATTAAAactcatttattttatgtttacaattttttttgttccatccTATTGTTTAAATCATCATGCGATTTAAGATCACATGACTTGTGACATCTActctttcaatttaaattatgagaTGCGAGCTTAATAAACTCATTTTGTAAAAACAGAACTGAGTGgagaataaataattagttcCTGTGAAATTTGGtcgaatttatttgttttgttggGCGTCATCAATCAGAAACGAGAATTTGAATTTactaaaatgctttttatattatactcGCAATATCTGAGTTTATcacctttatttttaaaagtggacTTGGCGTGGCGATGGCGGTACTATGAACTTTATCTgcttgtttattaaaaataatgcgCAAATATAGTTGATATTGATTCATAGATAACgcataaaatagatattttgtatttattcagcaattaaataaatatatttaaaattaagttttggaAATGCAAGTCTTAAGGTTTCTGTCTCTGTTATTAGGTCCCCCGCAATGGTAGTAATTAATACTCATCTAGAATATACAAGGTTTCAAAGGTCTACATGAAAGTtgatactaataaatataatctaTCATGTTAGAAATTCAAGCTGCCCAATTTGGGTGAGTAAATCTGTACTTATCTATATCCACTAAATATCCTTAAGTCTGTGCAGGTTGCTGAGGAGGCTAGTCCCTATCAGGCAAGCTATGCAGCTGGGCAGCTAGTGCTCGCTCAAACAGGAATACGTAGATATCCGTTAAAACGAAAAATATCTATGAATACGTTAATAGTGCTTATTTTCTTAACATTATAACAAATTTGGAATGGCAGACAATTGGCTAGAGGCAACAGCTCGGAATTCCACAGAAAgtattcaaaaagaaaatgtaaagaCACACAGAATCATTGATCAGTACCGTGTTTCTGATAGCTTCTAATAAGTTAACTTAATTCTAACAAATTGATGCTGAAATAGGCATCAAGCaagtctaaaataaataaataaataatatctttatttagcaaaaaagctacattcaataaaaacataaatgaaaaataaagtaaaagtatagCTTCAGGACaccctaaaaaattataatgatcTGCAGGTATTCCAGGAGAATGTAAACCAATAGCAACAAGAAATGCTATAAGGTTAAAaaccgcaagttcgtagctacaacaataaacaataaacctTTTAGCAAGACCAGCAATCTTCAGAGTAAACTCCTTATGTAAATTAGTATTGCTTCTTGAAATTGTTAGATTTTATTCAATTGCATTAATTACGCACAATCAATATGCGGCTACTGCTTATAtgaaaccattaaaaaatagGACCATAGGTAAGAAATCCAAAAGTACGAGgacgggtcaataagtccgtgactttttggataaaagacaggtttttatataaaaatttattttatttttcaacatagtctcctttgagttctatacacttagtccaacgtttctccaatttttttatcccttcggaaaaatatgatttgtcgaggtcatcaaaataggcatttgtttgagagatgattttgtcgttggagtcaaatctcttttCGCCGAGCCATTTTTTTAGGTTTGGGAATAGGTTcgtaattcgtaacctaattcatggatttttgtcatggaaactgcacatgtgtggactctcgcattgtcctggtggaaaagaattttttttggccaaatgtggtattttttctttcagttcctcattgaatctatgcagtaagttggtataatattctccattgattgttttccccttttgaagatagttaatgtggattataccgtgtgcatcccaaaaaacggtcgtcatgactttattggctgacaaacccacctttgccttcttgggcgccgattcaccccgagaaatccactgttttgactgctgtttggtctccggcgtgttgtggtggatccacgtttcgGGCACGGTGACGAAACGATGCAAAAATTTGTCCAcattgcggttgaataacgccaaacactcctgggaaattgtcacacggttgcgtttgtggtcgattgtgagcaaacgcggcacccatcttgtgGAAATCTTTCTtatacccaaatgatcattcaaaattgaaactactgaaccatgtgagatgcctatggcttccacaatctctctcactttcaatctccgatcggctaaaaccatatcgtgaattttttcgattgttttggatgtagagacctcgactgggcgtccagaacgttcggcatcttccgtgcttgtacgcccacatcgaaattcagtaaaccacttctttaccatggaaatggatggtgcagagttcccataatatttatcaagcttagccttggtttgagtgatggtttttttccgtaaaaaataatgcttaatgagcacacgaaattcacttttttccattttcttctcaaaacgagtggtagtctggtatcaacagctgtcaaacacaaactaaatgacgcagcttgttcaaattttgacaggcgtcaactgaaagttctctgttgacaggagcagagttgccatttccattaaagggcgggaaattcaaaaagtcacggacttattgacccgccctcgtaaaAAATTCAACATCAGCGTGGGAAAGAAAATTACATATCAACTTTA from Anthonomus grandis grandis chromosome 7, icAntGran1.3, whole genome shotgun sequence includes the following:
- the LOC126738933 gene encoding uncharacterized protein LOC126738933, which codes for MVFSSSEQRDMVQIYYSLNRNSQCSCQQYLEQYPERPQPNYTYFGALDRNLSLYGSFIKPRNMYGTRVHPETEQAIINAVTQNPQGSTRQFSRELNMPSTLIHRVLRKNRYRPYKLHISQELRHGDTDRRLQFCNWLNEKLQDDEDFLNKIIWTDECNFSTNGLFNRNNEHFYSVENPPTKPRSKKTGA